Below is a genomic region from Bradyrhizobium sp. 1(2017).
CAGCCGGTGCTCGCAGTGTTGCGGGCGGAGCCGATCGAGCCTGCGGTCGCCGAGCCGGAGCCGTCGCTGCGCGACCAGATGCCGACCATTGCGCTGCCGGTGAGCGAGCCGGAGCAGGTCGCCGCGGTGGCGAGCGAGGCCGAAGCTCAGCCCCCCGTCGTTGCTCCGCCGGCTGAGGTCCAGGCCGTCGAACCCGCCACGCCCGAACCAGCCGTGGAGGTCGCGGCAGCGCCCGCCGACACACTCACCCCTGCCGACACCACGGCCACGATCCCCGAAGCCAAGCCGGCCAGCGAGCCCGCGCCGGCCGACCTCGATGCCGCCCTCGCCTCCTCGGCGCTCGACGTCGCCTCCGCGAAGCTGGCCGCGCTGAACGATCCGGTGGCGACGTCGGTGAATGACACGGCCGCGAAAGCCAAGACCGACGTCAAGACTGACGTCATGACCGACAACAAGGCAACCAAGCCCAAGGCGAAGGCCAAGAAGCGGCAGCGCGTGGTGCGGCGTCCGCCGCCTCAGCGGTTGCAGCAACAGCTCGATCCGTTCGGTCAGCCGACCTTCGCGACGACGACCACGCGCACGCGGTGATGCACCTTCTTCGCCCCTCCCCGCTTGCGGGGAGAGGGAGCTCGCTGCGGTGACGAGGCTACGCCGGCCCGGTCGCGATCGGCGGGCCCTTCTCCTGGCCCCATTCCGACCATGAGCCGTCATAGAGCGCGGTGTCGGTGATCCCGAGGCGATAGAGCGCGAGCGTCAGCACGCCGGCCGACACGCCCGAGCCGCAGCTCGTCACGATCGGCGCCTCTAACTTGACGCCGGCGCCGGTGAAGGCGGCGCGGAGATCGTCGAGCGGCTTCATCGTGCCGGTCGCGGCATCGAACAGCAGATTGTAGGGCACGTTGCGGGCGCCTGGGATGTGTCCGGAGCGGATGCCCGGCCTCGGCTCCGGCGCGCGGCCTTCGAAACGGTCGGCGGCGCGCGCGTCGATCACCTGCTCGGCCCGGCTTTCGACGTTGGCGACGAGCTGCTGCATGCTGCGCACGCGCTTGGCATCGTAGCTCGCCTTGAAGCTCGCCGGCTTGGGTTTCACCTCGCCGCTTTCGACGGGGCGCCCCTCGGCACGCCATTTCTTCAGCCCGCCATTGAGGATGCGCACGTTGTTGTGGCCGAAGGCCAGGAACATCCACCAAGCGCGGGGAGCTGCGACCCAGCCGCCGGCATCGTAGAGCACGACGGTGTCGCTATTTCCGATGCCGAGATTGCCGATGTCGCGGCCGAACTGCTCGGCGCTCGGATACATGTGCGGCAGCGGGTTGGAATGGTCCGACACCGCATCGACGTCGAAGAAGGCCGCGCCCGGCAGATGCGCGGCGAGATAGTCGTCCTTCGGCAGCGGCAGCACGCCCGGCAGCTTGAAGCTGGCGTCGAGGATCTTGACGTTGGCGTCCTTGATGTGGGCGGCGAGCCATTCGGTGGAGACGAGGGGGTCGGTAGT
It encodes:
- the sseA gene encoding 3-mercaptopyruvate sulfurtransferase; amino-acid sequence: MTTDPLVSTEWLAAHIKDANVKILDASFKLPGVLPLPKDDYLAAHLPGAAFFDVDAVSDHSNPLPHMYPSAEQFGRDIGNLGIGNSDTVVLYDAGGWVAAPRAWWMFLAFGHNNVRILNGGLKKWRAEGRPVESGEVKPKPASFKASYDAKRVRSMQQLVANVESRAEQVIDARAADRFEGRAPEPRPGIRSGHIPGARNVPYNLLFDAATGTMKPLDDLRAAFTGAGVKLEAPIVTSCGSGVSAGVLTLALYRLGITDTALYDGSWSEWGQEKGPPIATGPA